One window from the genome of [Mycobacterium] stephanolepidis encodes:
- a CDS encoding bifunctional 2-methylcitrate synthase/citrate synthase, whose product MTTATPTIHKGLAGVVVDTTAISKVVPETNSLTYRGYPVQDLAARCSFEQVAYLLWHGELPNEGELALFNQRERAQRRLDRSLMALLAKLPETCHPMDVVRTAISVLGAEDPSEDDSTPEANYAKSLRMFAVLPTIVAADMRRRRGLDPIQPHSHLGYSANFLRMCFGEVPDPVIVTAFEQSMILYAEHSFNASTFAARVVTSTQSDIYSAVTAAIGALKGSLHGGANEAVMHDMIEIGDAAKAAEWLQGKRTRKEKVMGFGHRVYKNGDSRVPTMRAALEDVARVRDGRQWLEIYKVLESEMDAATGIKPNLDFPTGPAYYLMGFDIPCFTPIFVMSRITGWTAHIMEQAAANALIRPLSEYSGKPQRTLAS is encoded by the coding sequence GGTGCAGGACTTGGCCGCCCGGTGCAGCTTTGAGCAGGTCGCCTACCTGCTGTGGCATGGCGAGTTGCCGAACGAGGGCGAACTCGCGCTGTTCAACCAACGCGAGCGGGCGCAGCGCCGCCTGGACCGTTCCCTGATGGCGCTGCTGGCCAAGTTGCCGGAGACCTGCCATCCGATGGACGTGGTGCGCACCGCCATCAGCGTCCTCGGTGCTGAGGATCCTTCTGAGGACGACAGCACGCCGGAGGCCAACTACGCCAAATCGCTTCGTATGTTCGCGGTGCTGCCGACGATCGTCGCGGCCGACATGCGGCGTCGCCGTGGGTTGGACCCCATTCAGCCCCACAGCCACCTCGGCTACTCGGCCAACTTCCTGCGGATGTGCTTCGGCGAGGTACCGGACCCCGTGATCGTCACGGCGTTCGAGCAGTCGATGATCCTGTACGCCGAGCACAGCTTCAACGCCTCAACCTTCGCCGCCCGTGTGGTGACCTCGACACAATCCGATATCTACAGCGCGGTCACGGCAGCGATCGGCGCGCTCAAGGGCTCCTTGCACGGCGGAGCCAACGAGGCCGTCATGCACGACATGATCGAGATAGGCGATGCCGCCAAGGCCGCGGAATGGTTGCAGGGCAAGCGGACCCGAAAAGAAAAGGTCATGGGTTTCGGGCACCGCGTATACAAGAACGGTGATTCCCGGGTCCCGACGATGCGCGCCGCACTGGAGGACGTGGCCCGGGTTCGTGACGGTCGCCAGTGGCTCGAGATCTACAAGGTGCTGGAGTCCGAGATGGACGCCGCCACCGGAATCAAGCCCAATCTCGATTTCCCCACCGGGCCCGCCTACTACCTCATGGGATTCGATATCCCCTGCTTCACACCGATTTTCGTGATGAGCCGGATCACCGGCTGGACCGCGCACATCATGGAGCAGGCAGCGGCCAACGCCCTGATCCGGCCGCTGAGCGAGTACTCCGGCAAGCCCCAACGGACGCTGGCGTCTTAA